A genomic segment from Streptosporangium roseum DSM 43021 encodes:
- the groL gene encoding chaperonin GroEL (60 kDa chaperone family; promotes refolding of misfolded polypeptides especially under stressful conditions; forms two stacked rings of heptamers to form a barrel-shaped 14mer; ends can be capped by GroES; misfolded proteins enter the barrel where they are refolded when GroES binds) produces the protein MPKILSFEEDARRALERGVNALADAVKVTLGPRGRNVVIDKKFGAPTITNDGVTIAREVELEAPYENLGAQLAKEVATKTNDVAGDGTTTATVLAQAMVREGLRNVAAGAQPLSLKRGIDLAAKAVSDRLIESARPVEDKKEIANVATISAQDSKIGELIAEAFDKVGKDGVITVEESNTMGLDLEFTEGLQFDKGYLSPYMVTDQERMEAVLEDPYILITQGKVSSVADFLPLLEKIAQTKKALLVIAEDVEGEALAVLVTNKIRGTFTSVAVKAPGFGDRRKAMLQDIAILTGGEVVSEEVGLKLENVGLEVLGTARRVVITKDSTTVVDGAGDQQAISDRVREIRHAIEQSDSDWDREKLQERLAKLAGGVSVLKVGAATEVELKEKKHRLEDAISATRAAIEEGIVSGGGSALIHVAKVLDDLGLSGDEATGVAVVRKALIEPARWIAENAGLEGYVVTTKVSELSGGQGFNAATGEYGDLIAQGVIDPVKVTRSAVQNAASIAGMLLTTEALVVDKPEDEAPAAAGGHGHGHGHGH, from the coding sequence ATGCCGAAGATCCTGTCGTTCGAGGAGGACGCACGCCGCGCTCTTGAGCGTGGTGTGAACGCCCTGGCGGACGCCGTGAAGGTGACCCTCGGCCCGCGTGGCCGCAACGTCGTCATCGACAAGAAGTTCGGTGCGCCGACCATCACCAACGACGGTGTCACCATCGCCCGCGAGGTCGAGCTGGAGGCTCCGTACGAGAACCTCGGCGCCCAGCTCGCCAAGGAAGTCGCCACCAAGACCAACGACGTCGCCGGTGACGGCACGACCACCGCCACGGTCCTCGCCCAGGCGATGGTCCGCGAGGGTCTGCGCAACGTCGCCGCCGGCGCCCAGCCGCTCTCCCTCAAGCGCGGCATCGACCTCGCGGCCAAGGCCGTCAGCGACAGGCTGATCGAGTCCGCCCGTCCGGTCGAGGACAAGAAGGAGATCGCGAACGTAGCGACGATCTCCGCGCAGGACTCCAAGATCGGCGAGCTGATCGCCGAGGCGTTCGACAAGGTGGGCAAGGACGGTGTCATCACCGTCGAAGAGTCCAACACCATGGGCCTGGACCTGGAGTTCACCGAGGGTCTCCAGTTCGACAAGGGCTACCTGTCGCCCTACATGGTCACCGACCAGGAGCGGATGGAGGCGGTCCTGGAGGACCCCTACATCCTGATCACCCAGGGCAAGGTCTCCTCCGTCGCCGACTTCCTGCCGCTGCTGGAGAAGATCGCGCAGACCAAGAAGGCGCTGCTCGTCATCGCCGAGGACGTCGAGGGTGAGGCCCTGGCCGTCCTGGTCACCAACAAGATCCGCGGCACCTTCACCTCCGTCGCCGTCAAGGCGCCGGGCTTCGGCGACCGCCGTAAGGCCATGCTGCAGGACATCGCGATCCTCACCGGCGGCGAGGTCGTCAGCGAGGAGGTCGGTCTCAAGCTGGAGAACGTCGGCCTCGAGGTGCTCGGCACCGCCCGCCGCGTCGTGATCACCAAGGACTCCACCACGGTCGTGGACGGCGCCGGCGACCAGCAGGCGATCTCCGACCGGGTCCGGGAGATCAGGCACGCCATCGAGCAGTCCGACTCCGACTGGGACCGCGAGAAGCTCCAGGAGCGCCTCGCCAAGCTCGCCGGCGGTGTCTCCGTGCTGAAGGTCGGCGCGGCCACCGAGGTGGAGCTCAAGGAGAAGAAGCACCGCCTTGAGGACGCCATCTCCGCGACCCGTGCGGCGATCGAGGAGGGCATCGTCTCCGGCGGTGGCTCCGCGCTCATCCACGTCGCGAAGGTCCTGGACGACCTCGGCCTGTCCGGCGACGAGGCGACCGGTGTCGCCGTGGTCCGCAAGGCGCTCATCGAGCCGGCCCGCTGGATCGCCGAGAACGCCGGTCTTGAGGGCTACGTCGTGACGACCAAGGTCTCCGAGCTCTCCGGCGGCCAGGGGTTCAACGCCGCCACCGGTGAGTACGGCGACCTGATCGCCCAGGGCGTCATCGACCCGGTCAAGGTCACCCGCTCGGCCGTCCAGAACGCCGCCTCCATCGCCGGCATGCTGCTGACGACCGAGGCGCTCGTGGTGGACAAGCCCGAGGACGAGGCCCCGGCCGCTGCCGGCGGTCACGGCCACGGTCACGGCCACGGCCACTGA
- the groES gene encoding co-chaperone GroES, whose amino-acid sequence MTTATKVPVKPLGDRIVVQPLEAEQTTASGLVIPDTAKEKPQEGKVLAVGPGNWDEDGDKRIPLDVKEGDIVLYSKYGGTEVKYGGEEYLVLSARDVLAIIEK is encoded by the coding sequence GTGACGACCGCCACCAAGGTTCCCGTTAAGCCGCTCGGCGACCGCATTGTGGTCCAGCCGCTTGAGGCCGAGCAGACCACCGCTTCCGGCCTCGTGATCCCGGACACCGCCAAGGAGAAGCCGCAGGAGGGCAAGGTCCTCGCGGTGGGCCCCGGCAACTGGGACGAGGACGGCGACAAGCGGATTCCGCTCGACGTCAAGGAGGGCGACATCGTCCTCTACAGCAAGTACGGCGGCACCGAGGTGAAGTACGGCGGCGAGGAGTACCTGGTGCTCTCCGCTCGTGACGTGCTCGCCATCATCGAGAAGTAA
- a CDS encoding helix-turn-helix transcriptional regulator → MRTDTSAPPDPLETLGLTPGQTALYNTVLRLHRATCAELADATDRSPEALRRELTSLVRLGVVDEQGGEYLARHPAAALGHLVAERLDRLAAESRRIDTVLGSIRGFIHQYDAGLDYQTGQFAVDLVGGADELYESVVGMALQAPPLEMLSAVPDSRTVSDFAHRYADQWIAAQRTGLLSSRTVIPVHTLEIPGLRDKLDQFERAGAQVRTLDVVPSWFLVAGDDAAGMPAQWGGTLAENAYNFHLVRAAIVVASLRSLFEELWTRAAPLPWTHRGDGVVRVLRLAAQGVSDEMIARQLGLSVRTVRSRFADAMAELGAQSRFQAGVEAARRGWLV, encoded by the coding sequence ATGCGCACTGACACATCCGCGCCGCCCGACCCGCTCGAAACCCTGGGCCTCACCCCGGGGCAGACCGCGCTGTACAACACGGTGCTGCGCCTGCACCGCGCCACCTGCGCCGAGCTCGCCGACGCCACCGACCGCTCGCCCGAGGCGCTGCGGCGCGAGCTGACCAGTCTGGTGCGGCTGGGCGTGGTCGACGAGCAGGGCGGGGAGTATCTCGCCAGGCACCCCGCCGCGGCCCTCGGCCACCTGGTCGCCGAGCGGCTGGACCGGCTCGCCGCGGAGAGCCGCAGGATCGACACCGTGCTCGGGTCCATCCGGGGCTTCATCCATCAGTACGACGCCGGGCTCGACTACCAGACCGGCCAGTTCGCGGTGGACCTGGTCGGCGGGGCCGACGAGCTCTACGAGAGCGTGGTCGGCATGGCGCTCCAGGCGCCGCCGCTGGAAATGCTGTCGGCCGTCCCCGACAGCCGGACGGTGAGCGACTTCGCGCACCGCTACGCCGACCAGTGGATCGCGGCCCAGCGCACCGGGCTGCTCTCCTCCCGGACCGTCATCCCGGTCCACACGCTGGAGATCCCCGGCCTGCGGGACAAGCTGGACCAGTTCGAGCGGGCTGGGGCCCAGGTCCGCACCCTCGACGTGGTGCCGAGCTGGTTCCTGGTCGCCGGGGACGACGCCGCGGGCATGCCCGCCCAGTGGGGCGGCACCCTCGCGGAGAACGCCTACAACTTCCACCTGGTCCGGGCGGCCATCGTGGTGGCCTCGCTGCGCTCGCTCTTCGAGGAGCTGTGGACCCGCGCGGCGCCGCTGCCGTGGACGCACCGCGGCGACGGCGTGGTGCGGGTGCTGCGGCTGGCGGCCCAGGGGGTCTCCGACGAGATGATCGCCCGGCAGCTCGGGCTCTCGGTCCGGACGGTGCGCTCCCGGTTCGCCGACGCCATGGCCGAACTCGGCGCGCAGTCGCGGTTCCAGGCGGGCGTGGAGGCCGCCCGCCGCGGGTGGCTGGTGTAG
- a CDS encoding GuaB3 family IMP dehydrogenase-related protein → MTQVEIGRGKNGRRAYALDEIGIVPSRRTRDPEEVSIAWQIDAYRFDLPVVVSPMDSVVSPRTAIEVGRLGGLAVLDLEGLWTRYEDPTPLLAEVAELKGEAATKRLQEIYDAPIRDELIGRRIEEIRAAGVTTAVRLSPQRTVQHHKAVIDAGVDIFVIRGTTVSAEHVSGRAEPLNLKQFIYELDVPVIVGGCATYTAALHLMRTGAAGVLVGFGGGASHTTRTVLGVVVPMATAISDVAAARRDYMDESGGRYVHVIADGGMGTSGDIAKAIACGADAVMVGSPLARAVEAPGHGFHWGSEAQHPELPRGKRVEFGTVGTLEQILHGPSSVADGSMNLMGALKRTMATAGYSDLKEFQRVEVVVAPHTS, encoded by the coding sequence ATGACTCAGGTGGAGATCGGGCGCGGCAAGAACGGCCGTCGCGCCTACGCCCTCGACGAGATCGGCATCGTCCCGTCCCGTCGCACCCGCGACCCGGAAGAGGTCTCGATCGCCTGGCAGATCGACGCCTACCGGTTCGACCTGCCCGTCGTGGTGAGCCCGATGGACAGCGTGGTCTCGCCCAGGACCGCGATCGAGGTCGGCCGGCTCGGCGGTCTCGCCGTGCTCGACCTCGAAGGACTGTGGACCCGCTACGAGGACCCGACGCCGTTGCTGGCGGAGGTGGCCGAGCTCAAGGGTGAGGCCGCGACGAAGCGGCTCCAGGAGATCTACGACGCGCCGATCAGGGACGAGCTGATCGGCCGGCGGATCGAGGAGATCCGCGCGGCGGGGGTGACCACGGCCGTCCGGCTGTCCCCGCAGCGCACGGTCCAGCACCACAAGGCCGTGATCGACGCGGGTGTGGACATCTTCGTGATCCGCGGCACCACGGTCTCCGCCGAGCACGTCTCCGGCCGGGCCGAGCCGCTGAACCTCAAGCAGTTCATCTACGAGCTCGACGTCCCGGTGATCGTCGGCGGCTGTGCCACCTACACCGCGGCGCTCCACCTGATGCGGACCGGCGCGGCCGGCGTGCTCGTCGGCTTCGGCGGCGGCGCCTCGCACACCACCCGCACGGTGCTGGGCGTGGTGGTGCCGATGGCCACCGCGATCTCCGACGTGGCCGCGGCCCGCCGCGACTACATGGACGAGTCCGGCGGCCGCTACGTGCACGTCATCGCCGACGGCGGCATGGGCACCTCCGGCGACATCGCCAAGGCGATCGCCTGCGGCGCCGACGCGGTCATGGTCGGCTCGCCGCTGGCCAGGGCCGTCGAGGCCCCCGGCCACGGCTTCCACTGGGGTTCGGAGGCGCAGCACCCCGAGCTGCCCCGGGGCAAGCGGGTCGAGTTCGGCACGGTCGGCACGCTGGAGCAGATCCTGCACGGCCCGTCCTCGGTGGCCGACGGTTCGATGAACCTGATGGGCGCGCTCAAGCGCACGATGGCCACCGCCGGATACTCCGACCTGAAGGAGTTCCAGCGGGTCGAGGTCGTCGTCGCCCCGCACACCTCCTGA
- a CDS encoding DUF5319 family protein, whose protein sequence is MLDDVPRDPFADDPDDPAAALGEPGDPEPLTSAERDEAMTDLADVEVFRSLLEPQGVLGLVLDCPECGEQHYFDWELLRGNLRQMIENGRPQVHEPAFQPTPTDYVTWEYARGYVDGVIDTEERR, encoded by the coding sequence GTGCTCGACGATGTCCCTCGCGACCCGTTCGCGGATGACCCCGACGACCCGGCGGCGGCGCTGGGGGAGCCCGGCGATCCCGAACCGCTGACCTCGGCCGAACGCGACGAGGCCATGACCGACCTCGCCGACGTGGAGGTCTTCCGCTCCTTGCTGGAGCCCCAGGGGGTGCTCGGCCTGGTCCTCGACTGCCCGGAGTGCGGCGAGCAGCACTACTTCGACTGGGAGCTGCTGCGCGGCAACCTGCGCCAGATGATCGAGAACGGCCGGCCGCAGGTGCACGAGCCCGCCTTCCAGCCCACCCCCACGGACTACGTCACCTGGGAGTACGCCCGGGGTTACGTGGACGGGGTGATCGACACCGAGGAACGCCGCTGA
- the guaB gene encoding IMP dehydrogenase translates to MAKFTEPGLTFDDVLLVPAYSDLQPGEADTSTRLSRGITLRIPLISAAMDTVTEARMAVAMARQGGIGILHRNLSIEDQAQQADLVKRSEAGMVTNPVTCSPDDTLADVERLCATYRISGVPVTGPDGVLVGIVTNRDMRFETDQHRPVREVMTPMPLVTAPVGVSRDGAFELLRQNKIEKLPLVDAGGRLRGLITVKDFTKSEQYPLATKDADGRLVVGAAIGVGGDAEQRAAALIEAGVDVIIVDVAHGHSKGLADMISTIKANSRVEVIGGNIATRAGAQMLIDAGADAVKVGVGPGSICTTRVVAGVGAPQVTAIHEASLAAGPAGVPVIGDGGLQYSGDIVKAIAAGADAVMLGSLLAGCEESPGELIFINGKQFKSYRGMGSLGAVRNRERGGASFSKDRYAQADVGGEDKFIPEGIEGQVPYRGPVAAVAHQLVGGLRQGMWYSGCRTIADMHTSCELMPITAAGLKESHPHDIQMTVEAPNYHRR, encoded by the coding sequence ATGGCCAAGTTCACCGAGCCGGGGCTCACGTTCGACGATGTGCTCCTGGTTCCCGCGTATTCGGACCTGCAGCCCGGTGAGGCTGATACCAGTACGCGGCTTTCACGCGGGATCACCCTGCGTATCCCGCTGATCTCGGCGGCGATGGACACGGTCACCGAGGCTCGCATGGCGGTGGCGATGGCCCGTCAGGGCGGCATCGGCATCCTGCACCGCAACCTCTCCATCGAGGACCAGGCGCAGCAGGCCGACCTCGTCAAGCGCTCCGAGGCCGGGATGGTCACCAACCCGGTCACCTGCTCACCGGACGACACCCTCGCCGACGTCGAGCGCCTCTGCGCCACCTACCGGATCTCCGGTGTCCCGGTGACCGGCCCGGACGGCGTGCTCGTCGGCATCGTCACCAACCGCGACATGCGCTTCGAGACCGACCAGCACCGTCCGGTGCGCGAGGTCATGACCCCGATGCCGCTGGTCACCGCGCCGGTGGGGGTCTCCAGGGACGGCGCGTTCGAGCTGCTCAGGCAGAACAAGATCGAGAAGCTTCCGCTGGTCGACGCCGGCGGGCGGCTCCGCGGGCTCATCACCGTCAAGGACTTCACCAAGAGCGAGCAGTATCCGCTCGCCACCAAGGACGCCGACGGCCGGCTCGTCGTGGGGGCGGCCATCGGCGTCGGGGGTGACGCCGAGCAGCGGGCGGCGGCCCTGATCGAGGCCGGTGTCGACGTGATCATCGTCGACGTCGCCCACGGTCACTCCAAGGGACTCGCCGACATGATCTCCACGATCAAGGCCAACAGCCGGGTCGAGGTGATCGGCGGCAACATCGCCACCCGCGCGGGCGCCCAGATGCTGATCGACGCCGGGGCCGACGCCGTCAAGGTCGGCGTCGGGCCGGGCTCCATCTGCACCACCCGCGTGGTCGCCGGCGTCGGCGCGCCGCAGGTGACGGCCATCCACGAGGCCTCCCTGGCCGCCGGTCCGGCCGGGGTGCCGGTGATCGGCGACGGTGGCCTCCAGTACTCCGGCGACATCGTCAAGGCCATCGCGGCCGGCGCCGACGCGGTGATGCTGGGCTCGCTCCTGGCGGGATGTGAGGAGTCCCCGGGTGAGCTGATCTTCATCAACGGCAAGCAGTTCAAGTCCTACAGGGGGATGGGCTCGCTCGGCGCGGTCCGCAACCGCGAGCGCGGCGGCGCCTCCTTCAGCAAGGACCGCTACGCCCAGGCCGACGTCGGCGGCGAGGACAAGTTCATCCCCGAGGGCATCGAGGGCCAGGTGCCCTACCGCGGCCCGGTCGCGGCGGTCGCCCACCAGCTCGTCGGCGGTCTGCGCCAGGGCATGTGGTACTCGGGGTGCCGCACGATCGCGGACATGCACACCAGCTGCGAGCTCATGCCGATCACGGCGGCGGGTCTCAAGGAGAGCCACCCGCACGACATCCAGATGACGGTCGAGGCTCCGAACTACCACCGCCGATAG
- a CDS encoding sigma-70 family RNA polymerase sigma factor, whose amino-acid sequence MPNVTEGCVADAKNGVRLATRSDGVAHRDDLKDLTSLAVQGDRTAIETLIAQLRPMVVRYCRARLGRVSGQYHIADDVAQEVCIAVLSALPRYRDMGRPFASFVFGIASHKVADALRSSVRSAVPTQDLPDGPDEGPGPEETVVRYIEAEHARRLLSRLPDNQRQLLMLRVVSGLSAEETGNVLGMSPGAVRVAQHRALARLRAMAELESIA is encoded by the coding sequence ATGCCTAACGTGACCGAGGGATGCGTCGCCGACGCCAAAAATGGGGTAAGGCTTGCGACGAGATCTGACGGGGTCGCCCACAGGGATGATCTCAAGGATCTGACAAGCCTCGCCGTTCAGGGGGATCGCACCGCGATCGAAACCCTGATCGCGCAGTTACGGCCAATGGTCGTCCGTTATTGCCGTGCTCGTCTCGGCCGGGTTTCCGGTCAATATCACATCGCAGACGACGTGGCCCAGGAAGTATGCATCGCGGTGCTGTCCGCACTGCCCCGTTACCGGGACATGGGACGCCCGTTCGCCTCCTTCGTCTTCGGCATCGCCTCTCACAAGGTGGCCGACGCGTTGCGCAGCTCCGTGCGCTCCGCCGTACCCACCCAGGACCTCCCGGACGGGCCTGACGAGGGCCCGGGGCCGGAGGAGACCGTGGTCCGCTACATCGAGGCCGAGCACGCCCGCAGGCTGCTCTCCAGGCTCCCGGACAACCAGCGCCAGCTGCTCATGCTCCGTGTGGTGTCGGGCCTCTCCGCGGAGGAGACGGGTAATGTACTGGGCATGTCACCAGGTGCGGTCCGCGTCGCCCAGCATCGGGCGCTGGCCCGGCTGCGGGCGATGGCCGAGCTGGAGTCGATAGCTTGA